The Microcebus murinus isolate Inina chromosome 4, M.murinus_Inina_mat1.0, whole genome shotgun sequence genome has a segment encoding these proteins:
- the OR5B21 gene encoding LOW QUALITY PROTEIN: olfactory receptor 5B21 (The sequence of the model RefSeq protein was modified relative to this genomic sequence to represent the inferred CDS: substituted 1 base at 1 genomic stop codon), with product MENSTEVTEFVLVGLTDDPNLQVPLFXIFLLIYLITLVGNGGRMAIIQSDSRLHAPMYFLLSNLSFVDLGYSSAVAPKMVAALPSGNKVISYSGCAAQFFFFVGFATVECYLLAPMAYDRHTAVCRPLHHTTAMTAGVHALPTSGSYVCGFLHASVPAADTFRLSFCASNEINHFFSVASPPLLALSCSDTRISKLVVFFVVGFNVFFTLLVILVSFFFLYIATQRMRSAEAGKKAFSTCASHLTTVSIFYGTIIFMYSQPSSGQSMDTDKIASVLYTVVTPMLNPLIYSLRNKGVKSSLWKMLNKLYLQSLNRSRK from the exons ATGGAGAATAGCACAGAAGTGACAGAGTTTGTCCTCGTGGGATTAACAGATGACCCCAATCTTCAGGTTCccctcttttaaatatttttactcatcTACCTCATCACCCTGGTTGGGAATGGGGGGAGGATGGCGATCATCCAGTCAGACTCCCGTCTCCACGCACCAATGTACTTCCTCCTCAGCAACCTCTCCTTCGTAGATCTGGGTTATTCGTCAGCCGTCGCTCCCAAGATGGTGGCCGCATTGCCGTCGGGGAACAAGGTCATCTCCTACAGTGGATGTGCAGCTCAGTTCTTCTTCTTCGTGGGGTTTGCCACCGTCGAGTGCTATCTCCTGGCTCCCATGGCCTACGACCGCCACACAGCGGTGTGTAGGCCTCTCCATCACACCACCGCCATGACAGCGGGTGTGCACGCCCTCCCGACTTCCGGTTCCTATGTCTGCGGCTTCCTCCATGCCTCCGTCCCTGCAGCAGACACCTTCAGACTCTCCTTCTGTGCTTCGAATGagattaatcattttttttctgtggcATCCCCCCCACTTCTGGCTCTCTCGTGCTCCGATACACGCATCAGCAAGTTGGTTGTCTTCTTTGTCGTGGGCTTCAATGTCTTCTTCACCCTCCTGGTCATcctcgtttctttttttttttt ATACATTGCCACTCAAAGAATGCGTTCGGCCGAAGCAGGGAAGAAAGCTTTCTCCACCTGTGCGTCCCACCTCACCACAGTGTCCATCTTCTATGGCACCATCATCTTCATGTACTCACAGCCCAGCTCCGGCCAGTCCATGGACACAGACAAAATAGCATCTGTGCTTTACACGGTGGTGACCCCCATGCTGAATCCCTTGATCTACAGCCTTAGGAACAAGGGAGTTAAAAGTTCTCTCTGGAAAATGCTCAACAAACTTTACCTTCAATCTTTAAATAGAAGTAGGAAGTAG